The Corvus hawaiiensis isolate bCorHaw1 chromosome 9, bCorHaw1.pri.cur, whole genome shotgun sequence genomic sequence taagaaattctttccttggaggtggtgaggtcctggcacaggttgcccagagaagctgtggatgcctcattcCTGGCAATGTTCAAGACCTGGCtgggtggggctctgagcaatgtggtctagtggaaggtgtccttgcccatggaaGGGGATTAGAATGAGATGATCTCTAAGGCCCTTTGCAACCCAAACTCTTCTGTGATTCCATAATCTCTCCTTCAGGCTGTGCAGGGTGCCAGCAGCCCTATGCTGTGGGAAGTGGGCCACAGCTCCCTCCATGCTTGCCAGAGTCTGCACGCAGGCTCAGCTTTCCCTTCTCACTGCTGGTCTGTGCTAGGGAAAATGCCAGATTTCATCCTCAgggagctgagagcagaggggaaaatcCCTGTTTCTACAGCACTCCAAGTAGTAGTCTCAGCATCTTGGACAGAAGACACCCCACACCCCAGTTTCCCCATCTGTAAGAGAAAGATCATGTTCTTGTATTTCCCTGGGGTGGTTAAAATCCACCCCAACCCCACACGCAAACACAGACTTGAAATAATTGACTCAGATAATAAGAAGTACTGTATTAGGACAATGATTGGAAGAGCTCCACCACATCAGAGCTCGCTTTGCTTTCCCCTCGCCCCCAAagccagcagccagcccagccatcACTGCATCCTCACTGAGAGGAACAAGAGTCCTGTGGGCCACACCAAAGGATGGCCCACGCTGGTGTTAGCTGGAATCCTGCTCCGGCTGAGCACCCGGGGCTCAGAAGAAACTGttcttcttcaggctgaggGTCTCCACCTCCTTCATGAAGcgcaggcacagctcctcctgccacGGCAAGGCCACGCACTGCACGGCCACGGGCATCCCCACACTGCCACGGAAAGCCTGTGgcacagagagagggagagggctTGGGGACGTCcaggggaagggatgggagagCTCGTGCTCCTGGAGAGCCTGGCACCACTCACCTTCACCAGGGTCCGGTCCCACCAGTCCTGATAGTATCCCTTGTAGCCCTTCAGctcctcctcgtcctcatcCGTCACCAGCGTGACAGGGACAACACCAGCAGGGAAGTCCAGGGCGTTGTAGAGCATGGTGTAGCTGACTGCCACTGGGAGAGAGGGGGAGCTTGCAGTGCCAGCCTGTGCAGGGAAAGCCTTCACCCCCCTCTGTGTACGCAGGATTCCAGCTACTGGGGCACTTGTACTGGGAACTCAGGGGCTGAGGGATGGAAGTCGCCCTTTGGCTCCCATTACACCACGGGTGTGTTCCGGGTGCTCCCCGTGGGCTGGGCCGCAGCTGTCCTGAGAGCTGAGCTCTTCCTACTGCTGGCCAGCACCCTGGGGATgcaaggggaggaggaaggctgCTCATGGGTACTGGCACAGTGCCACAGCAAAGGTCCCCTGTCGGTGTCCTACCTGAGAGCTTTGCAGGGTAGCCGATGCCGAGAGCCGGGCCCAGCATGGGACACAGCATGACATCCAGATTCAGCTTTTTCCACTGGGCAATGAATTGGTGGCAAAAGTCCTGAGGAGGAAATGTGCTGGTGGTCAGTGGGGTGGATGTACCGTCCCAGGGTGCCAGGGTGTCCAGCTGGGCTCTTGgtccctccctgggagcagccaaCAGGCTACATCAGGCCTGATCCTGCTAAAACCCAGCAGTGCTTTGCTGCCTGGACAATATTCCTCCCAGCTTACAATGCACCCTCTCCCTGGTAAACTGGAGGTGGGCAAAGACTGAGTGCATGGGCACATGGTGACTTGGGACATGGGCATGGGTCTTTGGAAAAccagaagggaaataaaagcaagtCTGATGATCTACATTTTTATATGCAGGTGTCAAAAATTCCAGTCTGATTTAGCATCATGAACTTGCCTACATGTTGTCCTAACCTTTAAATGTGCTGAGAATTTGCACACCCAAGTGAGATCTGTTGAGGAGTGACGTGTTCCCACCTTACATCACCAGGGACCCAAAAATCTCCTGACCTTGGTGAGTGCTGAATCTGGCCCTTCCCAAagagaaatcaaacaaaaactATTTAACCCCAAACTGCAATACTTTACCTCGATTTCATGATGAAGACTCCAGACTTCATCCACTGTGCTGTAAAAGAACACAAACCCAATGAAAGGCATCCTTCCCTGTGTATACACCTTCTTTCTGCCTTATGGGGTCCCTACCTCTTGGCATGATGGATGCATTAACCAGTGCTGAAGCAAACACCATATTTCATTCCTACAGTCTTCATCCTCTTCCTGAGCAAAAGGCTGTGACCCCTGCTCTCATTCTCACCCTCAATTTAGAAACAGTTTTCCAAACCCAGCAGGGTTATGGTGTTGACACAAACTGCTCTCAGTTTGCTCCCACCCTTGCATTTCCTGCTTTGCATTCTCTCAGACAcgtgcagctgcagcagtacCAATAATGTAGCAAACACTGCTGCAAAACAAATCTTCACACATTTTCTCAACCTCAGATTTACTCACTTTTCTTTCATGCTTCTTACGATACTTGAAAATCGAGGCACCTGAGCaggagaaagtaaaaaaaaaaggaaaataatttctatgaaTCCCAGCTCCGTCCTCTGAGACAGCTCAGTGACAAATACAAGCTGTTTACTCAGTGTGCAGGGAGGACTTGCGGATTTTCCCCaaagaggggagagaaggaagagaaatagCATCACTCCAGTTTGGAGATGTGtctgagcacagccaggaagCAATGCCCAGAGACTTCTTTATGAGAAAGCCTTACTGCAGTGGGAGACAAGTTATCCACATATAGCTTAACTCTGTCTACACTAGAAAGAAATGGACCTTACGAAAGGTTTGGCAATCCAGGAGAGGAGAGTTTTCAGCCAGTGTGGTGCCTTTGCCAGCCAGAACAGCAGCCCCGTGCCGCCTTTCTCCATCTCCCCTTCGCTGAAAGGGAGAGGGGGGTTTAGCTGAGCAGTGGTAGGGAGCAATCACAGCAGATCAGCTTTTCCCAGGCCAACCCCTCTGAACAGCATATCTAGGTGACAAAAAGAGGTTTGCTCCATTCTGGTGGGCAACACTTGATTCTCACAGCATTTATAGGATATCAGCTCCCAGCCTCCTTCCAAAGCTGGAAACAATCCCAAAGAGAACCAAGGTGCAGCTGAATCACTTAAACCCCTGCCCAGTGCCTACCACCAATACCTACATCCACTAGGTCTGCTACCTGTATCCAGATTCCAGCCAGACCCTAGGGAGGATTTTTATAGACAGGCACCAATCCCACCAAACCGTTCCAGGCCATACTTACAATTTCTTGACAAAGGATCTGCCTCCATCTGCAAACATTCCCCTGACACAGTAGTTAAAGACCACGCAGTCCACATTTGTGAGTTCAAAGGGCACCAGCTGGAAGGACAACAGAGGAAGGTATCAGTGGCACAGGCACTGTGTGGGACAAGCCACTGAGGGCTTGAAacaggctgagctgggctgaggaTTTCCTGACAAGCCCACAGGAAAACCTCCATCCTTCCctgaaaacaatgtttttccttttagcaACAACTGCTGAGTCAGAAGACACAGGATGGGCTTGCCCCCTGTCGAAGCAGCCCCAAGGCCCCTACCGTGTGGCCGGCCTCCTCCAAGAGCTGCTTGGTCTCGCGGATGGCGCGTCTCATGGCCGGGCTGGGCATGGTGAAGAAATCGGTTTCATAGTAGCCAATGCGGAGGGGTTTTGTGCTGGAATAcacctgcagggagagggagaagctgGCTGGAAGGGTGCCAGCGGAGCCAGCAGCACACCCACACCACGGGGCGAGTCTGGAGAGCAGCATTTGCCTCGCCCACCCACGGGTCAGGTGTTCtcagcctgcagctctccccagAGACCTCTGGCCCCTTGTAGGTCCCCACCTCTTCATTGAAGGGGAGGGGCGGCACTGTGCTGTCCAGGCTGAACATGTCCTCGCTCAGGAGCGCCCGCAGGCACAGCGCCAGGCTCTCCACATCTTTTGCCAGTGgtcccactgctgcagccactggAAGAGACCACAAGAGAGCATTCGAGGGTACGTCCTGCAAAACCAGGACCTCTTGGCATTGTTTTATCTTAATTTAGTATTGGCAACAGTTCCTCTTTAAGAATTGGGCAGGGGATACCCACAAGTGTCTTCCCACCCACAGGTCCATTGTTATGGACCCAGAGCTGTTATCCATTAACATGCGCCCTGGCATCTCCAtttcatgatttaaaaaaaaaataaacaaaaagctttGTCAATCATGACATGAGGACAACATCAGACACTCCCTTTGACTGCTAATCCCACCCCCACAAAGCAGTGACAGACAAGGCCACACCTTGTGGGTAACAGGTTGTGTTGTGGTTTATGCTACACAAACTGCTCCTCTCAGCTCATGCGCATTTCAGTTTCTCAGAATTCACAGTATGGGGGCAGCTCTctgaaaaaatccctgaaaggGAACCTGCTTCTCTCTAAAGGTTATGGAGAAAGTCCTCCATACCCAGCTGAGGATCCTTCTCaccactgccctgctgctgcgGGACAGACATAACTCCTACCTGCCTTCTGCCCAACGACTCCAGCTTTTACTCCTCTTTTGCTGTAAAGAAAAGAGACACAAAATACAGCAGCTGAGTAGTTTTCATTGAAGGGAAAGGCTTTAAGCAGTAGCAAGTATCAATTAAAACTGCAGAAGTGAAGGTTGGCAGAAGGAAGAGCCGAGGGGAAGCCCAACAGACACTCAGCCTAGGCCTGACAGATTTAGGCCCTGTCAGTCAGGAACAACCATCCCCTTAGCATGCAATTGGAGAGGCCTCCCCATCTCTGTTCTGGGAACCAGTGCTTCCCTTCATAGATGCCCCAGAAAATGCCCAGGCAGGGATAAACCAGCCCTTCCCAGTTCCTCCCGAGCTTCCCTGGCCCACAGGAGTAGGAGCATCCCAGCACAGTGGCTGGTGGAGTGGGTGTCACCCAGAGACATCGCTGCATTTCTCATAGTACCTGAGTCTGTTCCCAGTGGGTTTGATTGCACAGATCCcacagaaggcagcaggaaaacGTAGGCTCCCTCCTACATCTGTCCCAATGCCCAAGATGGACCCACCACCTCCTACAAGTGCTCCTTCTCCACCAGAGGAGCCTCCAGGGGTTCTGGTGTAGAGCAGAGGGTTGCACGTCTGACCAAAGATTAAGTTCTTGCAGTCATAgctgaagagagagagagagattgcAATGAGGAATGCAGGTATCTGCTGCTGTGGAGCCTAGTCACTACTAGAAGACCTTGAGAAGGTAATCAGGTAGTTCACTAGTTGTTACACTGACATCATTTACTGTGGTGGTGAAGACCATGAGCCTTTTCCTGGTGGTCCCATGCTCTGGACTCAGTAACAGCTAATTTCAGTGTCATTAAACCTATCCCAGAGAGAACCTCTGGCAGCACAATCCTCCTGGAAAGCCTCCCTGTTGAGGCAGTCTTGCGTGTCACAGGACACCCAAAGCTCAGCCCTTGCTTGAGACCAGGCCAAATGCCAACTGCAGAGATATTTACACTGGACTTCCTCAGAAGCTGGGGCAAAATCTGATAATCCCCGGGGCAACCTCTTTGTGTGGCTTTTTTGAACTATGGTCGGTCATTGCCACATCACCTTAAGGGAGGCATTTCATAGGGTTTGGGCAATGGTCACCCACAGAGGAGCGCTGCCAGAGCTCACTTGGCAGGACGCAGGGACACTCTGGCTGTCCAGCAGAGCACATGTGAGCTCACCACATATCAGTGACACCAAGAGTGGTCTTGCCAGATAGAGCAGGAGGTTTGGGGGCAGAATAATTTGAGGCTGTTAGTTTAACTAGCTTCTCCTTCCATGAACATGTGTGTGCACTCTAGAGTTAATAGGATCATCTCTGAGaggttaattttaaaaaagataaaaagaaaagtgattTAAAACCACCCAGCATAGGACAGAAGGGCAACagtttctctcctctcctcctcctcttctgcttcTTTATTTCATGTGGAACTAGAGTTAATTTTCATCCTCAGTGTAAATGTGTTTACTTTTCAATGTGAAACTTATAGACACAAAGAATGGGGACCAGGTGTTGTTATATAAAAAGAAGTGGGAAATGAGAATGAGACCAGATAGAAACCCTCCTTcgagaaggggaagggagcacTGCTGCTATGCTGAGGGAACAGAGCACCCACCTACCTGATGAGGGACTGGGGAACATTGGTTTTGACAA encodes the following:
- the LOC125330321 gene encoding fatty-acid amide hydrolase 1-like; the protein is MRVPLPALLGGSALLLLLLRWRRRRALWRKVAEAQERQERSLVRMEAAARRFREQHPSVNMVSILSLPLPELSKKLRDGSLPPDHVFYAYVGKALQIATETNCITEFLQESETQLRKAKLMEKQGLLYGVPVSIKDSIDCQGHDSTLGFIKNLNKPAAEDSVVVQVLKRQGAIPFVKTNVPQSLISYDCKNLIFGQTCNPLLYTRTPGGSSGGEGALVGGGGSILGIGTDVGGSLRFPAAFCGICAIKPTGNRLSKRGVKAGVVGQKAVAAAVGPLAKDVESLALCLRALLSEDMFSLDSTVPPLPFNEEVYSSTKPLRIGYYETDFFTMPSPAMRRAIRETKQLLEEAGHTLVPFELTNVDCVVFNYCVRGMFADGGRSFVKKFEGEMEKGGTGLLFWLAKAPHWLKTLLSWIAKPFVPRFSSIVRSMKENTVDEVWSLHHEIEDFCHQFIAQWKKLNLDVMLCPMLGPALGIGYPAKLSVAVSYTMLYNALDFPAGVVPVTLVTDEDEEELKGYKGYYQDWWDRTLVKAFRGSVGMPVAVQCVALPWQEELCLRFMKEVETLSLKKNSFF